The proteins below are encoded in one region of Cucurbita pepo subsp. pepo cultivar mu-cu-16 chromosome LG10, ASM280686v2, whole genome shotgun sequence:
- the LOC111803342 gene encoding WAT1-related protein At5g07050-like, whose protein sequence is MEGKGSGIANFVEGAQPYIAMISLQFGYAGMNIITKVALNRGMSHYVLVTYRQAFATIVLAPFAFFFERKVRPKISFRLFVQIFLLGLLGPVIDQNFYYAGLKLTSPTFSCAMSNMLPAMTFILALLCRMEKLEMKKVRCQAKVVGTMVTVGGAILMTLYKGIHPFQTTYQHWLKASILLLFANLSWAFFFILQAITLKNYTAHLSLTTLVCFLGTLQSMAVTFVMENKASVWSVGWDMNLLAAVYAGIVSSSIAYYVQGMIMQKRGPVFVTAFTPMIMIIVAIMATFMLADNIYLGRVVGGVVMVVGLYLVLWGKYRDYKENEGMKEEAAIVEPVKLEKKKRKLATVVEEEEEEEEEEETTSTSLNDIEMQRNDTTSNVDNNNVTKLPCPPPPPIIVV, encoded by the exons atggaaggaaaggGAAGTGGAATTGCCAATTTTGTTGAGGGAGCACAGCCTTACATTGCTATGATCTCTCTCCAATTTGGCTATGCTGGGATGAACATCATCACTAAAGTAGCTCTCAACCGCGGTATGAGCCATTACGTTCTCGTCACCTATCGCCAGGCCTTTGCCACGATCGTGCTCGCTCCGTTTGCCTTCTTCTTCGAAAG GAAAGTAAGACCCAAGATTAGTTTCCGTCTGTTCGTGCAAATTTTCCTTCTGGGTTTGTTAGG ACCCGTGATTGATCAAAACTTTTATTATGCTGGGTTGAAGCTCACTTCTCCTACCTTTTCATGTGCCATGAGCAATATGCTTCCGGCAATGACATTCATCTTGGCTCTTCTTTGcag gaTGGAGAaattggagatgaagaaagtGAGGTGCCAAGCCAAGGTGGTGGGAACAATGGTGACAGTGGGTGGAGCCATTTTGATGACTTTATACAAAGGGATTCACCCCTTTCAAACCACTTATCAACATTGGCTCAAGGCTTccattctcctcctctttgCCAATCTTTCTTGggctttcttcttcatccttcag GCAATAACATTGAAGAATTACACAGCCCATCTGTCTCTTACAACCCTTGTGTGCTTCTTGGGGACATTGCAATCCATGGCTGTCACCTTTGTAATGGAAAACAAAGCTTCTGTTTGGAGCGTTGGATGGGACATGAATCTTCTTGCTGCTGTTTATGCC GGAATAGTTTCATCAAGCATAGCTTACTATGTCCAAGGGATGATTATGCAAAAGAGAGGGCCTGTGTTTGTCACAGCCTTTACCCCTATGATCATGATCATTGTTGCTATAATGGCCACTTTCATGCTCGCCGACAACATTTACCTCGGACG TGTTGTTGGAGGTGTTGTAATGGTGGTGGGGCTGTACTTAGTGCTATGGGGAAAATACAGAgattacaaagaaaatgaaggaatgAAAGAAGAGGCCGCCATTGTTGAACCAGTGAAGcttgagaaaaagaagaggaaattgGCAACAgtagttgaagaagaagaagaagaagaagaagaagaagaaacgacATCAACATCATTAAACGACATCGAAATGCAAAGGAACGACACGACATCAAATGTCGACAATAATAATGTTACAAAATTGCCAtgtcctccaccaccacccaTTATTGTCGTATAG